TGATGTTCTTTATGAAGTGCTACGTTTGGATCaagtgtttctgcagctcaTAAACCTGCCGTTGACAGGGGACTGCTGGCTGCTCGCTGCCATCGCCTGCCTCACTGTGAACGAGAAGCTGCTGTACAGAGTGATCCCCCCCGACCAGAGCTTCACTGAAAACTACGCCGGCATCTTCCACTTCCAGGTTTTAAATAGATATTTGACCCATTGTCTAAAAAGCAATTGAGCCTGTATCTTCTGACAGATAGTTCAGAGGATACAGtagaaattttaaaaaatgcaaccCATTTATTCAAGGACAAGCAGACATGATGATTCAAACATATTACACTGAAGTATTTTGCATAGgttaaacatgaaaaacacattataactTGCATGCTAATTTCCTTTCTGGTCCTTCATTTTTAGACAATACAATAGATGATAAAATAGAAAAGTGAACAAAGCATAACATGGACCATTAACAATATTCATAGTTAGACACATGGAAGCAGATTCTTtttcaagaaagaaagaaataaagtaacttATTCACCTTTGTTAAGAGCTGGGAGATTTGCTATGTCTGTATACTGCCTTCCTGTTTTtaatctgttctttttttttcactcagtTGTGGCGTTATGGAGAATGGATCGATGTGGTGGTGGACGACCTTATCCCCACCTGCAACAACCAGCTGGTCTTCACCAAATCCTTCAGGAAGAACGAGTTCTGGAGTGCTCTTCTGGAAAAAGCTTATGCCAAGTGAGTGTAGTCTATCAGTTTTCACTGCAGAGGGAAAGAGTCTTGCAGCTCTCAGCgttatatctttttttcttgttaaaaaaatgaaaacctggGGAGATTATTTAGAGGCAGCGAAAATGCCTCCATTGGCGTCAAAATGATGCCACAAAATTTCAGAAAATCTGTCAAATTAGATGATTGACACCTGAAACCATTGACCTCTCGCCCTGCTGTCATAACATTTCTCCAACAGATTTCAAGAGAAACAAGTTTTAAGATTACATTTTGACCTAAATGTCTCATTAAGGTCAATACCTTTTTGCAGTGTATTGACACTCACTTGGCACATCACTGCTCTGTCCTCAGCAAATTTGCTGCAGACCCTGTAAAAAAATCCAATGCTCGTAAAGAACCGATGTATCAGTACAGTGAGCAGAATGATTGATCTCTTTCTCTCAGGTTGCACGGATCGTATGAGGCCCTTAAAGGGGGCAACACTCTGGAAGCCATGGAGGATTTCACCGGAGGGGTTACTGAGTTCTTTGAGTTGTCTGAAGCACCCAAAGAGCTCTACAGCATCATGAGGAAGGCGCTGGACCGTGGCTCGCTGATGGGCTGCTCCATAGATGTGAGTggtgaccaatcagagcagactgggctctggtttaagacagagggtgaaaagaagtgctgcagtacaggcagtatgaggaaacaTGCGAAAATTAAAGCTTGAAATATTTCacatgaaaatgagcataataacTCCTCTTTAAGGAGTTGGAGGATATTAGAGATATTGAGACACAGAAACTCAAAAGTCTTGTCCCAATATGAGCTCAAATAAATtgcaacgttttttttataaatattgttacattttgaaaagcataTTTTAACCATCAAATCCAACATAAAttactgaataaaaatgatgttttaagAACATGTATTTGCTCAAagtccagtgtgtgttttgctctgaCCTCTGTTGTATCTGTCAGATTACTTCAGCCGCTGATATAGAGTCTCGGACTGAACATGGGCTGGTCAGAGGTCACGCCTACTCCATCATCGGCCTGGCAGAGGTGCAGTATAATGTCCACTGACTATGGTATGAATGCAGATTTGATATTCTTGGTTAATTAAGGcctaaaatacataaaatgttgtttttctagtGTGACGAGGTGGCAAAGGATACCAGGATTCGCCTGATTCGCTTACGAAATCCCTGGGGCTGGGTGCTGTGGAAGGGACCATGGAGTGCTAAGTAAGATTATATCTGGGAAcctttatttacacttttttcaTATAACCGTTGCAAAGGATACTCATGTGCTATGGCTTATTCTTGTTGTGTATTacattgtgattttgttttccaGTTCAAAGGAATGGTCGACCATTTCCACGGCAGACAAGGAAAACCTTAAAAAACAGACTGTAGAGGAGAGTGAGTTCTGGTGAGTAAAACCACCATGGAATACACTTCTTCACATCTTTGTCttattcacaaaataaaatatacattctTTACTTctatcagttttgtttttttaagccaAACTGGTTGTAAAGACAAGAAATTGCAAAGACGTTTCCCTTTTCAAAAATATAGAACTCTAAAGAACTTCCTTTTGTGTGTTCCCTCTCCAGGATGTCTTTTGATGAATTCAAAAAGAACTTCACGAAGCTGGAGATGTGTAACTTGACACCGGACACCCTGCAGTGTGATGAGAGGACTAGTTGGACAGTGTCGGTCAACGAGGGTCGCTGGGTGCGCGGCAGCTCTGCCGGAGGCTGCAGGAACTTCCCAAGTAGGCCTTAATGTTAAGCTAAATATATTCCTCGTAAAGCCAATAAAGATCAATATCTTTCCCACGTGGATCTTGTGTCGTCACTGCTATCCTGTGACCCCTTGTAAATGCGAATATGCTTGTTGTGTTTCACAGACACTTTCTGGACGAACCCTCAGTATAGGCTGCAGCTGTCCGAGGAGGACGACGACCCCGAGGACCATCAGGCCGCCTGCACTGTGGTCGTGGCTCTGATGCAGAAAGGTCGCAGGATGCAACGCCACCAAGGGGCCAAGTTCCTCACCATCGGATTTTCCATCTACGAGGTAGCCTACTGCTCATACAAATCCCAAACACTCTCTAAGCTGATGGGCATTCAGTGAAttcaaatgtcttcttctttgtcCCTGCAGGTGCCGAAGGAGGTACGCCCATGTTGAAAAAAGGACGTTAGTTTGATGAAGTCAGTGTTTCCTCAGTATTAGCTGCTCCAGAGATtctagtctgtgtgtgtttagtttagtAGTTCACGTTGTAAATAAAGAGTATAACGCTCTTGTGAAACTTTATGTACAGCTGACTACACACAACACAATTATTTAAGTACAGGATCTCACAGGAGTGTATTCCCATCCCACCATCTGATGTATTCCCTTCCATAGATGGTTGGACAAAATCAACACCTGCAGAAGGACTTCTTCCTGTACAACGCCTCCAAAGCTAAATGTAAGACCTACATTAACCTGCGGGAGGTGACGGAGCGCATCCATCTTCCTCCAGGAGAGTACATCATCATCCCCACCACCTTTGAAGCCCATCAGGAGGGAGAGTTCATCCTCAGGGTCTTCTCTGAGAAGCAGAACATTACAGAGTAAGTAATACAGGTACAGCTGATGTTATTTTGGGAACTGTTGACAGATATAGCAAAGTCTTCTTCTTTATCAGTGACTAAAATAAATCCTAATGTGTTGGTTTTTCCTCACAGGGAGGAGGATAGCATCGGGTCGGACAAAACACAGGTTTGCAACGTTTTTGAATAAGTAGTGGGGTCAAAATATATCTGATCATTCTGGATGATATTTCAGTGCTGAAAAGATTCAAACAAAGGATTGATTCACGTTGTATGTCCAATATGTGTTTCAACATTGTCTAAATTACATTCAAGTTGATAT
The sequence above is drawn from the Eleginops maclovinus isolate JMC-PN-2008 ecotype Puerto Natales chromosome 15, JC_Emac_rtc_rv5, whole genome shotgun sequence genome and encodes:
- the capn3b gene encoding calpain-3b isoform X2, with the translated sequence MGDEQHKEPVVEETQVKVLYETEASSGPDEKAAYPPAGTNSIYSAILSRNEAVKDAKRLKTFLELRDKYVKKKVVFEDPLFPANDSSLFYSHKPTMKIEWKRPSEICDDPQFIVDGANRTDICQGTLGDCWLLAAIACLTVNEKLLYRVIPPDQSFTENYAGIFHFQLWRYGEWIDVVVDDLIPTCNNQLVFTKSFRKNEFWSALLEKAYAKLHGSYEALKGGNTLEAMEDFTGGVTEFFELSEAPKELYSIMRKALDRGSLMGCSIDITSAADIESRTEHGLVRGHAYSIIGLAECDEVAKDTRIRLIRLRNPWGWVLWKGPWSANSKEWSTISTADKENLKKQTVEESEFWMSFDEFKKNFTKLEMCNLTPDTLQCDERTSWTVSVNEGRWVRGSSAGGCRNFPNTFWTNPQYRLQLSEEDDDPEDHQAACTVVVALMQKGRRMQRHQGAKFLTIGFSIYEVPKEMVGQNQHLQKDFFLYNASKAKCKTYINLREVTERIHLPPGEYIIIPTTFEAHQEGEFILRVFSEKQNITEEEDSIGSDKTQPIVFVSDRARANKEIEHDGIRGDKKKKKKPKLNLLQEGEETEEEKQFRAIYQKIAGDDMQICANELKTIMKNVLSKHNDIKTEGFSLETCRSMIALMDTDGTGKLNLQEFKHLWKKIKEWQLVFRKYDKDKSGSISSFEMRNAVNDAGFHLNKQLYDIIAMRYADEHLNIDFDSYICCFVRLEGMFRAFNAFDKDGDGVIKLNVLEWLQLTMYS
- the capn3b gene encoding calpain-3b isoform X1, translated to MGDEQHKEPVVEETQVKVLYETEASSGPDEKAAYPPAGTNSIYSAILSRNEAVKDAKRLKTFLELRDKYVKKKVVFEDPLFPANDSSLFYSHKPTMKIEWKRPSEICDDPQFIVDGANRTDICQGTLGDCWLLAAIACLTVNEKLLYRVIPPDQSFTENYAGIFHFQLWRYGEWIDVVVDDLIPTCNNQLVFTKSFRKNEFWSALLEKAYAKLHGSYEALKGGNTLEAMEDFTGGVTEFFELSEAPKELYSIMRKALDRGSLMGCSIDITSAADIESRTEHGLVRGHAYSIIGLAECDEVAKDTRIRLIRLRNPWGWVLWKGPWSANSKEWSTISTADKENLKKQTVEESEFWMSFDEFKKNFTKLEMCNLTPDTLQCDERTSWTVSVNEGRWVRGSSAGGCRNFPNTFWTNPQYRLQLSEEDDDPEDHQAACTVVVALMQKGRRMQRHQGAKFLTIGFSIYEVPKEMVGQNQHLQKDFFLYNASKAKCKTYINLREVTERIHLPPGEYIIIPTTFEAHQEGEFILRVFSEKQNITEEEDSIGSDKTQQGNTKKEKPIVFVSDRARANKEIEHDGIRGDKKKKKKPKLNLLQEGEETEEEKQFRAIYQKIAGDDMQICANELKTIMKNVLSKHNDIKTEGFSLETCRSMIALMDTDGTGKLNLQEFKHLWKKIKEWQLVFRKYDKDKSGSISSFEMRNAVNDAGFHLNKQLYDIIAMRYADEHLNIDFDSYICCFVRLEGMFRAFNAFDKDGDGVIKLNVLEWLQLTMYS